Proteins encoded together in one Coffea arabica cultivar ET-39 chromosome 2c, Coffea Arabica ET-39 HiFi, whole genome shotgun sequence window:
- the LOC113724125 gene encoding MND1-interacting protein 1-like, which produces MAGSRKGKHKKKKEKSNPHKSKENNKQIDISVIKSELGHEKEGDKCDAKHTEDKQVEKLLYLKIESAYEEACLIMSKMGYDTQTIEGALLRAGYIFGEPDIRRSIMKSTLTLINSSRQENGKVIFNEEQEPIFKTLAELIEFWVQDLVNLVERQRPGLSKSSAMQQILSSKLLAIEKTNQSLAPDRVEASSSSEVSGANQFDFDAFLKENALALKRLTGLTYTPELASQSEKNATSTASPQEQGQISLEDFEFDQISNPFEGFQGLCDETRLRNCSEEQKHEIIFSLEELIRSLEQQVEDRKNWALNKRRESRASLVSHSHELIMLSLEKEKREQLAKEKEELATSMSKMILKKENAQRTTMDQIDRLYEQLGKVQAENLRLRAELTSIELNESESKKNMKLAMKKEKEDLKKIENSEKHISKTNSLINQEKEKILQLGVELKNIVQAQEKAKVIVFTDDL; this is translated from the coding sequence ATGGCTGGCTCTAGGAAAGGAAAgcacaagaagaaaaaggagaaatcGAATCCTCATAAATCCAAAGAAAACAACAAGCAAATAGATATCTCAGTTATCAAATCTGAATTGGGACATGAGAAAGAAGGGGACAAATGTGATGCTAAGCACACTGAAGACAAGCaggtagaaaaattactgtaccTTAAAATTGAAAGCGCATATGAAGAAGCATGCCTAATTATGTCAAAAATGGGATATGATACTCAAACCATTGAAGGGGCACTTTTGAGAGCAGGGTATATATTTGGTGAACCGGACATCCGAAGAAGTATCATGAAAAGTACATTGACTTTAATCAATAGTTCTCGCCAAGAAAATGGTAAAGTCATTTTTAATGAAGAACAAGAACccatttttaaaacattggccGAATTGATCGAGTTTTGGGTACAAGATTTGGTTAACTTAGTGGAAAGACAGCGCCCTGGTTTGTCGAAGTCTAGTGCTATGCAGCAGATTTTGTCAAGCAAGTTGCTTGCTattgagaaaactaatcaatCTCTTGCTCCTGATAGAGTTGAAGCTTCTTCTTCTAGTGAAGTTTCAGGagctaatcaatttgattttgatgcatttttgaaagaaaatgctcTTGCATTGAAGAGATTGACTGGTCTTACTTATACCCCAGAGTTGGCAAGTCAATCAGAAAAGAATGCTACTTCTACTGCCAGTCCACAAGAACAAGGTCAAATCTCCTTGGAAGATTTTGAGTTTGATCAGATTTCTAATCCATTTGAAGGGTTTCAGGGGTTATGTGATGAAACAAGACTAAGAAATTGTTCCGAAGAGCAAAAACATGAAATTATTTTCAGCTTGGAAGAACTCATACGAAGTCTGGAGCAACAAGTGGAAGATAGAAAAAATTGGGCTCTGAATAAAAGAAGGGAATCGAGAGCAAGTTTGGTTAGTCACTCTCATGAGTTAATTATGCTAagtttagaaaaagaaaagagagagcaaTTGGCTAAGGAGAAAGAGGAACTCGCAACTTCTATGTCTAAAATGatattaaagaaagaaaatgctCAAAGAACCACAATGGATCAGATCGACAGGCTATATGAACAATTGGGAAAAGTTCAGGCTGAAAATCTTAGACTTCGAGCTGAGCTTACCAGCATTGAGTTGAATGAATCAGAATCAAAGAAGAATATGAAACTGgctatgaaaaaggaaaaggaagaccTTAAGAAGATCGAAAACTCAGAAAAACATATCAGCAAGACAAATAGTTTGATTaatcaagagaaagaaaagattcTTCAGCTGGGAGTGGAGTTGAAAAATATTGTTCAAGCCCAAGAAAAAGCCAAGGTAATTGTGTTTACTGATGATCTTTGA
- the LOC113724126 gene encoding uncharacterized protein: MEDELAMALRRFELSDKEVGGIDLSHDDVEQSVQDCRGTLVGRIMGEKIANFTWVKQFTNHVWGYPRNLRVTEIGPNVFQFQFEREEDKEKVMAGAPWILDNQVLVIREWCVGFEKKVECFRFVSFWIQIWNLPVHWMSKEASKKIGGMFRNVREVILPPGDGKKERHMKIFAEVDLHQPLVRGTAVRLHGKMEWIEFQYERCPDFCYKCGIIGHGDKNCRMEIRDNQSCREAQFGLWMRAGNIMASPLRGESGKHMHYKRQSKVLNEVG; the protein is encoded by the coding sequence ATGGAGGACGAGCTAGCAATGGCGTTGCGAAGGTTTGAGTTATCAGATAAGGAAGTGGGTGGGATAGATCTAAGTCATGATGATGTAGAACAGAGCGTCCAAGATTGCAGAGGAACTTTGGTAGGCCGCATTATGGGAGAAAAGATAGCAAACTTCACTTGGGTAAAACAGTTCACTAACCATGTCTGGGGTTATCCCAGGAATTTGCGAGTCACTGAGATTGGCCCAAATGTGTTTCAATTTCAGTTTGAAAGAGAGGAAGATAAGGAAAAAGTAATGGCAGGAGCTCCGTGGATCTTAGATAATCAGGTGCTAGTTATAAGGGAGTGGTGTGTaggatttgaaaaaaaagttgAGTGCTTTAGATTTGTAAGTTTCTGGATCCAAATTTGGAATCTTCCAGTACACTGGATGAGCAAGGAGGCAAGTAAGAAAATTGGGGGGATGTTTAGGAATGTGAGGGAGGTCATTTTACCACCCGGGGATGGAAAGAAAGAGAGGCATATGAAAATATTTGCAGAAGTAGATTTGCACCAGCCATTGGTCAGAGGAACAGCAGTGAGACTACATGGAAAGATGGAATGGATTGAATTTCAGTACGAACGCTGCCCAGATTTTTGTTATAAGTGCGGTATCATAGGACATGGAGATAAAAATTGTAGAATGGAAATAAGGGACAACCAATCTTGTAGGGAAGCACAGTTTGGACTATGGATGAGAGCAGGGAATATAATGGCATCTCCACTTAGGGGCGAATCTGGGAAACACATGCATTATAAGAGACAATCAAAAGTACTGAATGAAGTTGGCTAA
- the LOC140035561 gene encoding uncharacterized protein → MEEDGGEEGDQEQGRRMSQKKTKLRELKAIPLKPPHYFEGKPWTWCNQWEGEGEVKERLDRCLASVKWYQTFDRACCNHIENEASDHSMLIMDLNPNQKKNGFTNMEKEKQHEFREKDSGNKGEDSGVKGQQYRGKKDQLVELKLQLSKAYQEEELYWSQKARTRWLQEGDKNTVFFHTSAMNARKQRQITYLQKENGQWCTNEQEVMEEICGYYKQLLTSGEADQIEETLRGVPNTISR, encoded by the exons ATGGAGGAGGATGGAGGGGAAGAAGGAGATCAGGAACAAGGAAGAAGGATGAGCCAGAAGAAGACCAAACTGAGGGAACTGAAGGCAATCCCGTTAAAGCCTCCACATT ACTTTGAGGGGAAACCATGGACATGGTGCAATCAGTGGGAAGGTGAGGGAGAAGTAAAAGAAAGATTGGATAGGTGTTTGGCTAGTGTCAAATGGTACCAAACATTTGATAGAGCTTGCTGCAATCATATAGAAAATGAAGCATCAGACCATAGTATGCTGATTATGGACCTAAACCCCAACCAGAAGAAG AATGGCTTTACTAacatggaaaaggaaaaacaacatGAATTCAGGGAAAAGGATTCAGGCAATAAAGGAGAGGATTCAGGAGTTAAAGGACAGCAATACCGTGGGAAAAAGGACCAGTTGGTGGAATTGAAGTTGCAATTAAGTAAGGCATATCAAGAGGAGGAATTATACTGGAGCCAAAAGGCAAGGACAAGATGGTTGCAGGAAGGAGACAAAAACACAGTTTTCTTCCATACGAGTGCTATGAATGCAAGGAAACAAAGGCAAATCACATATTTGCAAAAGGAAAATGGACAATGGTGCACAAACGAGCAGGAAGTAATGGAGGAAATTTGTGGATACTATAAACAACTGCTAACCTCTGGAGAAGCTGACCAGATAGAGGAAACACTACGGGGAGTTCCCAATACTATATCACGATAG
- the LOC113727009 gene encoding E3 ubiquitin-protein ligase PUB23-like: MEKCSHLHNSDPNMDFPQHFRCPISMELMKDPVTICTGVTYERKNIEKWLNSYKKNTCPATMQCIDSFEMTPNHTLKRLIQAWQQNGKSKSCIPSSPAQAAKHEELISLLKTIESTPFKVSPLKKLKSVVEIGDEIKLDFKKSGGVEVLVKIVVQILVECCSDFVAFRACEEAIGVLDQLPLSDEEEDCQTLQLLMKPECIKSFTIMLQRGSAEARFCIVSIFQKMARADFHWNHAIKDEGIDFFKSLLEIVSDEMCTRASSCALQVLIDILDASKKSRLQAIEAGALCTLIDLLPDSNKSKCEKIMLLIKLLCECAEGRLAFIEHGLGIAAISKKMLSVSTAATKIGVKILWLICISHPTENVLEEMLMFGSVKKLVALLHIGGSSTTKARVIKIFKYHGNTWKRYPCFPSDVKDYLGLGYDI, encoded by the coding sequence ATGGAGAAGTGCAGTCATCTTCACAATTCAGATCCGAATATGGATTTTCCTCAACATTTCAGATGCCCAATTTCCATGGAACTCATGAAGGACCCCGTTACAATCTGTACCGGGGTCACCTACGAGCGAAAAAACATCGAAAAATGGCTCAACTCCTACAAGAAAAATACATGTCCAGCCACTATGCAATGCATTGATAGCTTTGAGATGACTCCAAATCACACCCTCAAGAGGCTGATCCAAGCATGGCAGCAGAATGGAAAATCAAAATCATGTATTCCATCATCTCCAGCACAAGCTGCCAAGCACGAAGAATTAATTTCGCTGCTCAAAACTATCGAATCCACGCCATTTAAGGTAAGTCCATTGAAGAAGCTTAAGTCTGTGGTGGAAATCGGAGATGAAATAAAGCTTGATTTTAAAAAGTCAGGAGGCGTGGAAGTACTTGTGAAAATTGTTGTACAGATTCTAGTTGAATGCTGTTCCGATTTTGTTGCCTTTCGAGCTTGTGAGGAAGCCATCGGAGTCTTGGATCAACTCCCATTATCTGACGAGGAAGAAGATTGTCAAACCCTTCAGTTATTAATGAAGCCCGAGTGCATAAAATCCTTTACCATCATGCTTCAAAGGGGTAGTGCAGAAGCCAGGTTTTGCATCGTTTCAATATTTCAGAAGATGGCTAGAGCTGATTTTCATTGGAACCATGCCATCAAAGATGAAGGGATTGATTTCTTCAAGTCACTTTTGGAGATTGTCTCTGACGAAATGTGCACCAGGGCGAGCTCTTGTGCCTTGCAAGTTTTGATAGATATCTTGGATGCATCCAAGAAAAGTAGACTACAAGCCATTGAAGCTGGTGCACTTTGTACCTTGATCGATCTTTTGCCTGattcaaacaagtcaaaatgcgAGAAAATAATGCTGTTGATCAAGTTGTTGTGTGAATGTGCTGAGGGCCGGTTAGCCTTCATTGAACATGGACTTGGAATTGCagcaatttcaaagaaaatgtTGAGTGTTTCAACTGCTGCTACAAAGATTGGGGTCAAGATTTTGTGGTTGATCTGTATCTCTCATCCAACAGAGaatgttttggaagaaatgttGATGTTTGGATCGGTGAAGAAGCTTGTGGCCTTGCTGCATATTGGTGGTTCATCAACTACAAAGGCCAGAGTCATAAAAATATTCAAGTATCATGGCAATACTTGGAAGCGCTATCCTTGTTTTCCTAGTGATGTTAAAGACTATTTGGGCTTGGGATATGACAtctga
- the LOC113727010 gene encoding 3-hydroxyisobutyryl-CoA hydrolase 1 encodes MAPVTPTSSETDLILVEEKSSARVWVLNRPKQLNALNFPMVSRLLDLFLETEKDLSIKLIVLKGIGRAFCAGGDVANVVRDISQGNWRLGAHFFRTEFTLNYLIATYSKPQVSILNGIVMGGGAGVSIHGRFRVATENSVFAMPETALGLFPDIGASYFLSKLPGFLGEYVGLTGARLDGAEMLATGLATHFVPAQRISSLEEALYKANSSDLGIISSIISGFSQVPTLKEKSFYHRLTIINKSFSRRTVEDIISTLEREAAGSNDDWILSTIQSLKKASPTSLKISLRSIREGRLQGVGKCLVREYRMVCHVMRGEMSKDFFEGCRAILLDKDRNPKWQPSKLELVSDKMVDRYFSKVDEDDWEDLELPPRSNLPHHAIAKL; translated from the exons ATGGCTCCAGTGACTCCCACCAGCTCTGAAACTGAcctg ATTTTGGTGGAAGAGAAGTCATCTGCAAGAGTTTGGGTATTGAACAGGCCTAAGCAGTTGAATGCATTGAATTTTCCCATG GTATCTCGACTGCTGGATCTTTTCCTAGAAACTGAGAAGGATCTGAGCATAAAGCTGATTGTTTTGAAG GGAATAGGAAGAGCATTCTGTGCTGGAGGCGATGTTGCAAATGTGGTTCGTGATATTAGTCAAG GAAACTGGAGACTAGGTGCACATTTTTTCCGTACAGAATTCACTTTGAACTATTTGATAGCAACATACAGTAAGCCACAG GTTTCCATTCTTAATGGAATTGTCATGGGTGGAGGAGCAGGTGTTTCAATCCATGGTAGATTCCGAGTTGCTACAGAGAATTCG GTTTTCGCCATGCCTGAAACTGCCTTGGGACTTTTCCCTGATATTGGTGCCTCTTATTTCCTATCAAAACTCCCTGGCTTCTTGG GAGAATATGTTGGCCTCACGGGTGCTAGGCTTGATGGTGCTGAAATGCTTGCCACTGGTCTAGCAACTCACTTTGTTCCAGCACAG AGAATATCATCACTCGAAGAGGCACTCTATAAAGCAAATTCAAGTGATCTCGGTATTATTTCTTCAATCATTAGTGGATTCTCACAAGTGCCAACCTTGAAGGAGAAGAGCTTTTATCATAG GTTGACCATCATTAACAAGTCTTTTTCTCGAAGAACTGTCGAAGATATTATATCTACACTg GAGAGGGAGGCTGCTGGCAGCAATGATGATTGGATCTTATCAACTATCCAGTCACTGAAGAAAGCATCCCCTACAAGTCTAAAGATTTCATTGAGATCG ATTAGAGAAGGGAGGCTCCAAGGCGTCGGCAAATGTCTTGTTCGTGAATATAGAATGGTTTGCCATGTCATGAGGGGCGAAATGAGCAAGGATTTTTTTGAG GGATGTCGAGCTATATTGCTGGACAAGGACAGGAATCCAAAG TGGCAACCTTCTAAGTTGGAGCTAGTTAGTGACAAGATGGTTGACAGATACTTCTCTAAGGTAGATGAAGATGATTGGGAAGATCTGGAGCTCCCACCAAGATCAAACTTGCCTCATCATGCCATTGCAAAGCTCTAA
- the LOC140035562 gene encoding uncharacterized protein → MLKVVNETLITLIPKVEHPINLNQYRPISLCNTLYKIISKVLANRLKVVLNKCISESQSAFVPGRQIVDNVLIAHEEAKQVKEMLQIYAISSGQLVNFEKSAVYFSRNIPKTRRAEIYQELESLKEATNGRYLGLPMAIGRTKNQVFGYIKSAVIKRLKGWTNKMLSMAGKEGDNEKEKKLHWINWTKLAEVK, encoded by the exons ATGCTTAAGGTGGTTAATGAAACTTTGATTACTTTGATCCCTAAGGTGGAACATCCCATCAATTTGAATCAGTACAGACCTATAAGCTTGTGCAACACCTTGtataaaatcatttcaaaagtgcTTGCTAATAGACTCAAAGTTGTCCTGAATAAATGCATTAGTGAGTCTCAGTCTGCTTTTGTGCCAGGAAGACAAATAGTGGATAATGTTCTCATTGCTCATGAA GAggcaaagcaagtgaaagaaATGCTGCAAATATATGCAATATCTTCAGGACAGCTAGTGAACTTTGAGAAGTCTGCTGTGTACTTTAGCAGGAACATCCCAAAGACAAGAAGAGCAGAAATCTATCAAGAGTTGGAGAGCTTAAAGGAGGCAACAAATGGAAGATATCTGGGGCTACCAATGGCAATAGGAAGGACAAAGAACCAAGTGTTTGGTTACATTAAAAGTGCAGTCATCAAGAGGCTGAAAGGTTGGACAAACAAAATGTTGAGTATGGCAGGAAAAGAG GGAGATAATGAGAAGGAGAAGAAGCTCCACTGGATTAACTGGACGAAACTTGCTGAAGTGAAATGA